From the genome of Geothrix sp. 21YS21S-4, one region includes:
- a CDS encoding methyl-accepting chemotaxis protein — protein sequence MTDAPDQNPLGLNEPLVAEFQASRERLDQRLINLEELISDLRRELQGDSQASLLRLAQAAQDMANGRVYQKIDIEAKGELGALVSSINQTLLNLQQLDASVKHQSTQVPELAAQLDAITTDTEEATQSVMNRLDSLMAASDDASKALQGCQDAMANHAERQAQLGEAVTGFLDRAAGGEDRTALAQEVLEFLFAQQVEPPAPAADLAPTKLLLQRVSDEAFEILNILQFQDITRQKIEKVVILLKQFQGGLNRLLVIFNIHTAGLGGGEGFAERRVATQDRIFDTSLEADSKKDSVDDIIAQFKKGGS from the coding sequence ATGACCGACGCCCCAGACCAGAATCCCCTTGGCTTGAACGAACCCCTGGTGGCCGAGTTCCAGGCCAGCCGCGAGCGTCTGGATCAGCGCCTCATCAACCTGGAGGAGCTGATCAGCGACCTCCGCCGCGAACTGCAGGGCGATTCCCAGGCCAGCCTCCTGCGCCTCGCCCAGGCGGCCCAGGACATGGCCAACGGCCGCGTCTACCAGAAGATCGACATCGAGGCGAAGGGCGAGCTCGGAGCCCTGGTCTCCAGCATCAACCAGACCCTGCTCAACCTCCAGCAGCTCGACGCGTCGGTGAAGCACCAGAGCACCCAGGTGCCCGAACTGGCGGCCCAGCTGGACGCCATCACCACCGACACGGAAGAGGCCACCCAGAGCGTCATGAACCGCCTGGACAGCCTGATGGCCGCCAGCGACGACGCCTCCAAGGCCCTCCAGGGCTGCCAGGACGCGATGGCCAACCACGCCGAGCGCCAGGCCCAGTTGGGCGAGGCCGTCACCGGCTTCCTCGATCGCGCCGCCGGCGGCGAGGATCGGACCGCCCTGGCCCAGGAGGTCCTGGAATTCCTGTTCGCCCAGCAGGTGGAGCCCCCCGCTCCGGCCGCCGACCTGGCGCCCACCAAGCTCCTGCTTCAGCGGGTGAGCGACGAGGCCTTCGAGATCCTGAACATCCTGCAGTTCCAGGACATCACCCGCCAGAAGATCGAGAAGGTGGTGATCCTCCTCAAGCAGTTCCAGGGTGGCCTCAACCGGCTGCTGGTGATCTTCAACATCCACACCGCCGGCCTCGGCGGCGGCGAGGGCTTCGCCGAGCGCCGCGTCGCGACCCAGGACCGGATCTTCGACACCAGCCTCGAAGCCGACAGCAAGAAGGACAGCGTCGACGACATCATCGCCCAGTTCAAGAAGGGCGGGAGCTGA
- a CDS encoding DUF4388 domain-containing protein — MSNLRGALESISLTDVVQLLHVNRKTGMLQVSSGRVGGVLYFSRGEVIHAETHAAKGETAAFEILEWVTGQFEFLTTQVQNPTTIRRTVPDLLMDSARLQDSRKRLYTIFPRLTAVPWPTLPAPRLLEGIKLFTEERRVLPFFDGYRDFREIMAASGQHDVAVLQAASILLEAGRLELIEPDAPVAVAPLRTGLFKRGDHVELPKALEGRWTAAGPYRQGIRNLRVLWPKGPAVERVEFVAGLPEAQIAIPRELMQAWGLAEGTQVQVRPAP, encoded by the coding sequence GTGAGCAACCTCCGCGGCGCCCTGGAGAGCATCTCCCTCACCGACGTGGTCCAGCTCCTCCACGTCAACCGGAAGACGGGCATGCTCCAGGTCAGCTCGGGCCGCGTGGGCGGCGTGCTCTATTTCAGCCGCGGCGAAGTGATCCACGCCGAGACCCATGCCGCCAAGGGCGAGACGGCCGCCTTCGAAATCCTGGAGTGGGTCACGGGCCAGTTCGAATTCCTCACCACCCAGGTGCAGAACCCCACCACCATCCGCCGGACCGTCCCCGACCTCCTGATGGATTCGGCCCGCCTCCAGGACAGCCGGAAGCGACTGTACACCATCTTTCCCCGGCTCACCGCCGTGCCCTGGCCCACCCTGCCCGCGCCCCGGCTCCTGGAGGGGATCAAGCTGTTCACGGAAGAGCGCCGGGTGCTGCCGTTCTTCGACGGGTACCGCGATTTCCGGGAGATCATGGCGGCCTCCGGCCAGCACGACGTGGCGGTGCTCCAGGCCGCGTCGATCCTGCTGGAAGCCGGCAGGCTGGAGCTGATTGAACCCGACGCCCCCGTGGCCGTGGCGCCCCTCCGGACGGGGCTGTTCAAGCGGGGCGACCACGTGGAGCTGCCCAAGGCCCTGGAAGGCCGCTGGACCGCCGCCGGGCCCTACCGGCAGGGCATTCGGAACCTCCGCGTCCTCTGGCCGAAGGGCCCCGCCGTGGAGCGGGTGGAGTTCGTGGCCGGCCTTCCGGAAGCCCAGATCGCCATTCCGCGAGAACTCATGCAGGCCTGGGGACTGGCCGAAGGGACCCAGGTGCAGGTGAGGCCCGCCCCCTGA
- a CDS encoding fumarylacetoacetate hydrolase family protein, translated as MAFVIPAPAVPVLRVADSDGTFPVRRVYCVGRNYADHAREMGGDPQREPPFFFGKPQDALVPRGGEIAYPPATSNLHYEVELVAALKAGGRDIPVERALECVYGYAVGIDLTRRDLQAKFKDKGHPWELAKGFDQSAPISDLVPADRLGKPTSGAIWLAVNGQERQRGDLGQMTWSVAEVIAHLSSYLTLAPGDLVFTGTPAGVGAVVPGDRIRCGIDRVGELEIVLV; from the coding sequence ATGGCATTCGTCATTCCCGCCCCCGCCGTTCCCGTGCTCCGCGTCGCCGATTCGGATGGGACCTTCCCCGTGCGGCGGGTGTACTGCGTGGGGCGGAACTACGCGGACCACGCCCGGGAGATGGGCGGCGATCCCCAGCGCGAGCCGCCGTTCTTCTTCGGAAAGCCCCAGGACGCGCTGGTCCCCCGCGGCGGAGAGATCGCCTATCCCCCCGCCACCTCGAACCTGCACTACGAAGTGGAACTGGTGGCGGCCCTGAAGGCGGGCGGTCGCGATATCCCCGTGGAACGGGCCCTGGAGTGCGTCTACGGCTACGCCGTGGGCATCGACCTCACCCGGCGGGACCTCCAGGCGAAGTTCAAGGACAAGGGCCACCCCTGGGAGCTGGCGAAGGGCTTCGACCAGTCCGCGCCGATCTCGGACCTCGTGCCCGCGGACCGGCTGGGAAAGCCGACCTCCGGCGCCATCTGGCTGGCCGTGAACGGCCAGGAGCGGCAGCGGGGCGATCTGGGCCAGATGACCTGGAGCGTGGCCGAGGTGATCGCCCACCTGTCGTCCTACCTGACCCTCGCGCCCGGCGACCTGGTCTTCACGGGCACGCCCGCGGGCGTGGGCGCCGTGGTGCCCGGCGACCGCATCCGCTGTGGCATCGACCGCGTCGGGGAGCTGGAGATCGTCCTGGTCTGA